One window from the genome of Prinia subflava isolate CZ2003 ecotype Zambia chromosome 2, Cam_Psub_1.2, whole genome shotgun sequence encodes:
- the PSMB1 gene encoding proteasome subunit beta type-1: MLSTAAYGHGPSRPEAGYGLEAPVQQHRFSPYTFNGGTVLAIAGEDFSIVASDTRLSEGYSIHSRDSPKCYKLTEQTVIGCTGFHGDCLTLTKIIEARLKMYKHSNNKTMTTGAIAAMLSTILYSRRFFPYYVYNIIGGLDEEGKGAVYSFDPVGSYERDSYKAGGSASAMLQPLLDNQIGFKNMQNVEHVPLTLEKALQLVKDVFISAAERDVYTGDALKICIVTKDGIKEQTIQLRKD, from the exons ATGCTGTCCACCGCGGCATACGGACACGGGCCCTCCCGGCCCGAGGCGGGCTACGGGCTGGAGGCGCCCGTGCAGCAGCACCGCTTCTCGCCGTACACCTTCAACGGAGG gaCCGTGCTGGCAATTGCTGGAGAAGACTTCAGTATCGTTGCCTCTGACACGCGTCTGAGTGAAGGCTATTCAATTCACTCCCGAGACAGTCCAAAATGCTACAAGCT AACAGAACAAACGGTCATTGGATGCACTGGTTTCCACGGGGACTGCCTTACCCTTACTAAAATTATTGAAGCCAGATTAAAG ATGTACAAGCATTCCAACAACAAGACCATGACTACAGGGGCTATTGCAGCAATGCTGTCTACAATCCTGTATTCTCGACGTTTCTTTCCCTACTATGTTTACAATATAATTGGTGGACTTGATGAAGAAG ggaagggagctgtTTATAGCTTTGATCCAGTGGGCTCCTATGAGAGAGATTCTTACAAAGCAGGTGGATCAGCAAGTGCCATGTTGCAGCCTTTGCTGGATAACCAG ATTGGCTTCAAGAACATGCAAAATGTGGAACATGTACCTCTGACCCTGGAAAAGGCTTTGCAGCTGGTTAAGGATGtcttcatttctgctgctgagagAGATGTGTACACCGGGGATGCACTAAAGATTTGCATTGTCACAAAAGATGGAATTAAAGAGCAAACTATCCAGTTACGAAAAGACTAA